A DNA window from Paraburkholderia sp. IMGN_8 contains the following coding sequences:
- a CDS encoding ABC transporter permease has protein sequence MTLRSDTSALANEGRPSGLRARIFAPAALQKLLAFASLILLLFFFSFASPAFMQTDNMLGILQATAVNGVLAIACTFVIITGGIDLSVGTLMTFTAVICGVFLTFWHLPMWTGVIAAIGTGAICGTISGTLTAKMKIPPFIATLGMMLLLKGLSLVVSADKPIYFTDTENFYMISQDSLIGYVLPSLPIPNAVLILFFLAVASSITLNRTALGRYTFALGSNEEAVRLSGVNVDRWKIAIYGMAGAICGVAGLLIASRLNSAQPALGQGYELEAIAAVVIGGTSLSGGAGTILGTIIGAFIMSVLTNGLRIMSVAQEWQIVVTGLIIILAVYADILRRKKS, from the coding sequence ATGACACTGCGATCGGATACTTCGGCGCTGGCTAATGAGGGGCGGCCGTCCGGCCTCAGAGCCCGCATTTTCGCGCCGGCCGCTCTGCAAAAGCTGCTCGCCTTCGCGAGCCTGATCCTGCTGCTGTTTTTTTTCAGCTTCGCCTCGCCCGCCTTCATGCAGACGGACAATATGCTCGGGATTCTGCAGGCGACGGCGGTCAACGGCGTTCTGGCGATCGCGTGCACGTTCGTCATCATCACCGGAGGCATCGATTTGTCGGTCGGCACGTTGATGACCTTCACGGCGGTCATTTGCGGCGTGTTTCTGACCTTCTGGCATTTGCCGATGTGGACCGGCGTCATTGCTGCGATTGGGACGGGCGCGATCTGCGGAACCATTTCGGGAACCCTCACGGCGAAAATGAAAATACCGCCGTTCATTGCCACCTTAGGCATGATGCTGCTGCTGAAAGGGCTTTCGCTCGTCGTCTCGGCCGACAAGCCGATCTATTTCACCGACACCGAAAATTTCTACATGATCTCTCAGGATTCGCTGATCGGTTATGTACTGCCGAGCCTGCCCATTCCAAACGCGGTCCTGATTCTGTTTTTCCTTGCGGTCGCGAGTTCGATCACGCTGAATCGCACGGCGCTCGGCCGCTACACATTTGCGCTCGGCAGCAACGAAGAAGCCGTACGCCTTTCCGGCGTGAATGTCGATCGGTGGAAGATCGCCATTTACGGTATGGCCGGCGCAATTTGCGGCGTCGCCGGGCTGCTCATTGCCTCGCGCCTGAATTCGGCCCAGCCGGCGCTAGGGCAAGGCTATGAACTCGAAGCGATCGCCGCCGTGGTGATCGGCGGGACCTCGCTCAGCGGCGGTGCGGGCACGATTCTGGGCACCATCATCGGCGCTTTCATCATGAGCGTGCTGACCAACGGCCTGCGCATCATGTCCGTCGCTCAGGAATGGCAGATCGTGGTGACCGGCCTCATCATCATTCTCGCGGTCTATGCCGATATTTTGCGGCGCAAGAAAAGCTGA
- a CDS encoding sugar ABC transporter ATP-binding protein yields the protein MSPLISVKRLSKSFPGVRALHEVQFELMMGEVHTLVGENGAGKSTLMKILAGVYTRDSGEILLDGQPVEFLSPREAQAMGVCIIHQELQLMNHLTVAQNMFIGREPRGRLGLFLDEDKLNAQARDILARMHVSLDPRAVVSTLTVARQQMVEIAKALSFDSRVLIMDEPTSALNDAEIAELFRIIRELKSRGVGIIYISHKMDELKQISDRVTVLRDGEYVATVAARDTSVDAIIGMMVGRTLIDVAPSNSAADKGEVALEVKNLNAGPLVRDVSFTLHKGEILGFAGLMGAGRTEVARAVFGADPIESGELVVRGVKATIRTPSDAVAHGIGYLSEDRKRFGLATKMDVESNIVMSNLPKFLSLNFFLRRAQIRRTASHFINLLAIRTPSAAQEVRLLSGGNQQKIVIAKWLERDCDVLFFDEPTRGIDVGAKSEIYKLLRSLAGQGKAIVMISSELPEILRMSDRIVVMCEGRITGELSATEATQERIMQLATQRETLKAA from the coding sequence ATGAGCCCGCTCATTTCCGTCAAAAGGCTCAGCAAGAGCTTTCCCGGCGTGAGGGCGCTTCACGAAGTCCAGTTCGAGCTCATGATGGGTGAAGTCCATACGCTGGTGGGCGAGAATGGCGCAGGCAAGTCGACGCTGATGAAAATCCTCGCCGGCGTGTACACCCGGGATTCCGGCGAAATCCTCCTTGACGGCCAGCCGGTCGAGTTCTTGAGCCCGCGCGAGGCGCAGGCCATGGGCGTCTGCATCATTCATCAGGAACTCCAGTTGATGAATCATCTGACCGTCGCCCAGAATATGTTCATCGGCCGCGAGCCGCGCGGACGCCTCGGCCTGTTCCTCGACGAAGACAAGCTCAATGCGCAAGCGCGCGACATCCTTGCCCGCATGCATGTGAGTCTCGACCCGCGCGCGGTTGTCAGCACCCTCACCGTCGCCAGGCAGCAGATGGTTGAGATCGCCAAGGCTCTGTCCTTCGATTCGCGCGTCCTGATCATGGACGAGCCTACCTCGGCGCTCAACGACGCCGAGATCGCCGAGCTCTTCCGCATCATCCGCGAGCTGAAGAGCCGGGGCGTGGGAATCATCTATATCTCACACAAGATGGACGAGCTGAAACAGATTTCCGACCGCGTCACAGTATTGCGTGACGGGGAATATGTGGCCACCGTCGCCGCAAGGGACACCAGCGTCGACGCGATCATCGGCATGATGGTCGGGCGAACTTTGATCGACGTCGCGCCTTCTAACAGCGCCGCGGACAAAGGCGAGGTCGCGCTCGAAGTAAAAAATCTGAACGCCGGCCCGCTGGTCAGAGACGTGAGCTTCACGCTGCACAAAGGCGAGATATTGGGCTTTGCCGGCTTGATGGGTGCCGGTCGCACCGAGGTCGCCCGAGCGGTGTTCGGCGCCGACCCGATCGAATCCGGCGAACTTGTCGTGAGAGGCGTGAAGGCGACGATTAGGACGCCGAGCGACGCGGTGGCGCACGGTATCGGCTATCTCTCGGAAGACCGCAAGCGCTTCGGCCTTGCGACCAAAATGGACGTCGAATCGAACATCGTGATGTCCAACTTGCCCAAATTCCTGTCGCTCAACTTTTTCTTGCGCCGCGCTCAGATACGCCGGACAGCTTCCCATTTCATCAATCTGCTTGCCATTCGTACGCCCTCCGCGGCGCAGGAGGTGCGGCTACTCTCCGGCGGCAATCAGCAGAAAATTGTCATTGCGAAATGGCTCGAGCGCGACTGCGACGTGCTCTTCTTCGACGAGCCGACGCGCGGCATCGACGTCGGCGCCAAGAGCGAAATCTACAAACTCCTGCGCTCGCTCGCCGGGCAAGGCAAGGCGATCGTGATGATCTCGTCGGAACTGCCGGAAATCTTGCGCATGAGCGACCGCATCGTCGTGATGTGCGAGGGCCGCATCACCGGCGAACTCTCGGCCACGGAGGCGACGCAAGAGCGCATCATGCAATTGGCGACGCAGCGAGAAACTTTAAAAGCGGCGTGA
- a CDS encoding DUF4148 domain-containing protein, translating to MKALIYAALIAGALATPIASFAQDATAPLTRAEVRADLVRVEQAGYRPAANDLYYPANIQAAEARLQAQDATAPGNSGVGGVSDGSTQAGAPRANEGSHTIYFGH from the coding sequence ATGAAAGCCCTTATCTATGCAGCGCTGATTGCCGGTGCACTTGCCACTCCGATTGCTTCTTTCGCACAGGACGCCACTGCTCCGTTGACGCGCGCCGAAGTACGCGCGGATCTGGTTCGAGTAGAGCAGGCCGGATATCGGCCCGCCGCCAACGATTTGTACTACCCGGCAAATATTCAGGCGGCTGAGGCGCGCCTTCAAGCGCAGGATGCCACGGCGCCGGGAAACTCGGGTGTAGGCGGCGTGTCGGATGGCTCCACGCAGGCGGGTGCGCCGCGGGCAAACGAAGGTAGCCACACGATCTACTTCGGTCACTGA
- a CDS encoding SDR family oxidoreductase, with protein sequence MKSRTFLVTGASKGIGRAVAQRLNADGHRVVGLARQGDDPDFPGTLVSVDLSDRVKTQATLDKLASEYQFDGLVNNVGLVKPQRLGAIDLDTLDAVMSLNLHPAVQAAQALLPRMSAQGWGRIVNISSLTVLGIVERTAYAAAKSALVSFSRSWALELATTGITVNSVAPGPTETELFRANNAPGSEGEQRYLAAVPMKRFGKPAEIAAAIAFLLSEDAAFITGQTLFVDGGASIGKASI encoded by the coding sequence ATGAAATCACGCACTTTTCTAGTAACGGGTGCCAGCAAAGGCATCGGCCGGGCCGTCGCACAGCGGCTGAACGCAGACGGGCACCGGGTTGTGGGACTGGCACGTCAGGGCGACGACCCTGACTTCCCAGGAACGCTCGTGTCCGTCGACCTGTCCGACCGCGTGAAAACGCAGGCCACGCTCGACAAACTTGCATCGGAATACCAGTTCGATGGTCTGGTCAATAACGTTGGGCTGGTGAAACCGCAGCGGCTGGGCGCCATCGATCTGGACACACTCGACGCCGTCATGTCGCTCAATCTGCATCCGGCCGTACAGGCCGCGCAAGCACTCCTGCCCAGGATGAGCGCCCAAGGCTGGGGGCGAATCGTCAACATATCGAGCCTCACTGTCCTGGGCATCGTGGAACGTACAGCTTATGCTGCCGCCAAGTCCGCCTTGGTGAGCTTTTCACGTTCCTGGGCACTTGAGCTGGCGACCACCGGCATCACGGTTAATTCCGTGGCGCCCGGCCCCACGGAAACCGAACTTTTTAGAGCCAACAACGCGCCAGGAAGCGAAGGCGAGCAGCGCTACCTCGCTGCCGTCCCGATGAAACGCTTCGGCAAGCCAGCCGAGATTGCTGCGGCCATCGCTTTCCTGTTGTCCGAAGATGCTGCTTTCATCACGGGTCAAACGTTGTTTGTCGATGGCGGTGCCTCGATCGGCAAGGCTTCAATTTGA
- a CDS encoding LysR substrate-binding domain-containing protein, producing MDRLAAMETFVCVVESGSFSAAARLLNVGQPAVSKSIAQLEERLAVRLLLRSTRGLTPTEAGNAFYERAKRAIEEADEADFAARGSAGALSGRLRISAAVTFARIHIIPRLPTFLDRHPELNIDIVLDDENIDLLEGGIDVALRMGMLGDSNMTARKVGHSRRCVVGTPAWFAKAGEPRVPADLLSHHAIVYEQGGGGSVWSFKRGNAETSIVVAGRVRVNAAEGVRAAVLADMGVAIASEWMFAPEIASGAVKPVLADWELPGIDLWAVFPSGRMVGAKARAFVTWVEEMFGAFDTAA from the coding sequence GTGGACCGACTGGCAGCGATGGAAACCTTTGTATGCGTGGTGGAGTCCGGTTCTTTTTCGGCTGCAGCGCGGCTGCTGAACGTAGGGCAGCCAGCCGTTTCCAAGTCCATCGCGCAACTCGAAGAGCGGCTCGCGGTCCGACTGCTGCTCCGCTCTACGCGCGGGTTGACGCCGACTGAGGCGGGGAATGCATTTTACGAACGCGCGAAGCGCGCGATCGAAGAGGCCGACGAAGCGGACTTTGCGGCAAGGGGATCGGCTGGCGCCCTCTCGGGTCGTCTCAGGATTTCAGCGGCAGTGACCTTTGCGCGAATTCATATCATCCCGCGACTCCCAACATTTCTCGATCGACATCCGGAACTGAACATCGATATCGTGCTCGACGACGAGAATATTGATCTGCTGGAAGGCGGCATCGACGTAGCGTTACGGATGGGGATGCTCGGCGACTCGAACATGACGGCGCGCAAGGTCGGTCACAGCCGGCGTTGCGTCGTTGGCACGCCAGCCTGGTTCGCGAAAGCCGGCGAACCACGGGTACCCGCCGATCTGCTATCGCATCACGCGATTGTTTATGAGCAAGGCGGCGGCGGAAGTGTATGGTCGTTCAAACGAGGCAATGCGGAAACGTCGATTGTCGTCGCCGGGCGCGTCCGCGTGAACGCCGCGGAAGGCGTGCGCGCGGCAGTGCTCGCCGACATGGGTGTCGCAATCGCGTCCGAATGGATGTTCGCGCCGGAAATCGCCAGTGGCGCGGTAAAACCGGTGCTCGCTGACTGGGAATTGCCTGGCATCGACCTGTGGGCAGTTTTTCCGAGTGGACGCATGGTCGGTGCAAAAGCACGTGCTTTCGTCACGTGGGTCGAGGAGATGTTCGGCGCATTCGATACAGCGGCTTGA
- a CDS encoding AraC family transcriptional regulator encodes MPRLDWLSRLLVMMPVRGQLEIRCLYGAPWRIAYDRADTGEMPYHVVLGGSAILEIPGSGAPQHLVAGDIVLLSHGSEHVLHDGSGAAPLPASARESLNVEVSENAGTGERLDMLCGRFVLTPPHDRLMRDYFPATLVVRTSAQADTTKQNATAVQLATLVGLIRAESTTVNLGGYAMLNALSAALFALTLRTASESNAVPFGLLALAANPRLAPALTAMFNEPAYPWTLPELAQLCNMSRATLVRQFQDKVGRSASDLLTDIRMTLAANELKKPSTSTETVAEVVGYQSLAAFRRAFTQRMGMTPGDWRRSAREPE; translated from the coding sequence ATGCCTCGTCTGGATTGGCTTAGCCGCCTGCTTGTCATGATGCCTGTCCGAGGTCAGCTTGAAATCCGCTGCTTATACGGCGCACCGTGGCGTATTGCTTACGATCGCGCCGATACCGGCGAGATGCCCTATCACGTCGTGCTTGGCGGGTCAGCCATACTGGAGATTCCGGGAAGCGGTGCGCCACAACACCTGGTGGCGGGTGATATTGTGCTGCTGTCTCACGGCTCGGAACACGTCCTTCACGACGGTAGCGGCGCAGCGCCCTTGCCGGCCAGCGCGCGCGAAAGCTTGAACGTGGAAGTCAGCGAAAACGCTGGAACCGGCGAACGCCTCGATATGCTCTGCGGCCGCTTCGTCCTCACGCCCCCGCACGATCGCTTGATGCGCGACTATTTCCCCGCCACGCTCGTAGTGCGAACATCTGCGCAAGCCGATACAACCAAGCAGAACGCGACTGCGGTCCAGTTGGCAACCTTGGTTGGACTGATTCGCGCAGAATCGACTACCGTGAACCTGGGCGGCTATGCGATGCTCAACGCCCTGTCGGCGGCGCTTTTCGCGCTGACATTGCGCACCGCCAGCGAGTCGAATGCGGTGCCTTTCGGCCTGTTGGCCCTCGCCGCAAATCCACGCCTCGCGCCCGCACTGACGGCCATGTTCAACGAGCCTGCGTATCCGTGGACCCTCCCCGAATTAGCGCAGCTCTGCAATATGTCGCGCGCTACGTTGGTTCGTCAATTTCAGGACAAGGTGGGGCGTTCTGCGAGTGATTTGCTGACCGATATCCGGATGACCCTGGCGGCCAACGAATTGAAGAAGCCATCGACTTCCACCGAAACTGTGGCCGAAGTCGTGGGCTATCAATCCCTCGCTGCCTTCAGGCGTGCCTTCACGCAGCGCATGGGCATGACACCGGGGGATTGGCGCCGCTCGGCGCGTGAACCGGAATAA
- a CDS encoding DUF417 family protein produces MNIHFRVAEKSSGSYLHLAFLRWSMVAIFIWFGIQKFTPYAADAIAPLISHSPFMSWLGVFGVRGEARVVGTIELTTAAALIIGSVIPAVSALGAAMASATFLLTTSFVLSTPGITQISPTGFPIISTLLEQFLLKDVALLAACVTLLLASLSPRAKAS; encoded by the coding sequence ATGAACATTCATTTCCGAGTGGCAGAAAAGAGTAGCGGGTCTTATCTGCATCTGGCATTTTTGCGGTGGTCCATGGTGGCCATCTTCATCTGGTTCGGGATACAGAAATTCACGCCCTATGCGGCCGACGCCATCGCGCCGTTGATTTCACACAGTCCGTTTATGAGTTGGTTGGGCGTGTTCGGCGTGAGAGGTGAAGCCCGGGTTGTAGGGACGATCGAACTGACGACCGCGGCCGCTCTGATCATCGGATCGGTGATTCCGGCGGTGTCCGCTTTAGGAGCGGCGATGGCGAGCGCCACCTTCCTGCTGACGACGTCCTTTGTTCTCAGTACGCCGGGTATCACTCAAATAAGCCCGACCGGTTTCCCGATCATTTCGACGTTGCTGGAACAGTTTCTGCTGAAAGACGTCGCGCTGTTGGCGGCGTGCGTCACGCTGCTTCTCGCCTCGTTGTCGCCGCGTGCCAAGGCTTCCTGA
- a CDS encoding carboxymuconolactone decarboxylase family protein, which translates to MSRITVPAVESATGATAEVYAQVKKAAGSIPNLFVALGALSPELLKAVLNAEGVLASGTLSKQEVETIKVLVSELTGCDYCLAAHTMLGKMTGLSLETLRLIRAGQPTGDARRDALVRFVRNLQQTSGTIRADEFAAIKAAGFTDAQLAEISLGIALIVFTNTFNRINDTDLDFPPVK; encoded by the coding sequence ATGAGCCGTATCACCGTACCTGCCGTTGAGTCCGCCACCGGCGCGACCGCCGAAGTCTATGCACAGGTCAAGAAGGCCGCGGGCAGCATCCCGAACCTGTTCGTCGCGCTAGGCGCGCTGTCGCCTGAACTGCTCAAGGCAGTCCTGAATGCCGAAGGCGTTCTGGCTTCCGGCACGCTCAGCAAGCAGGAAGTGGAAACGATCAAAGTGCTGGTCAGTGAGCTCACCGGATGCGACTACTGCCTGGCTGCACACACGATGCTGGGCAAAATGACGGGCCTATCGCTGGAGACGCTCAGGCTGATCCGCGCGGGCCAGCCTACCGGGGACGCGAGGCGAGATGCGCTGGTGCGCTTCGTGCGGAACCTCCAGCAGACCAGCGGAACGATCCGCGCAGACGAGTTCGCGGCGATCAAGGCGGCCGGCTTCACCGACGCGCAGCTTGCAGAGATCTCGTTGGGCATCGCACTGATTGTGTTCACGAACACCTTCAACCGCATTAACGACACCGACCTGGACTTCCCGCCGGTCAAGTAA
- a CDS encoding carboxymuconolactone decarboxylase family protein, which produces MTTINVPTRDEVSPANQAIFDKLKSSLGSVPNLYATLAHSENALGNYLAFQNAKSSITGKAREVVNLVVSQVNGCEYCLAAHTVIGKMSGFTDEQILEIRSGKASFDARFDALARLVKNIAINRGHADEALVVAFFAAGWTKANLVDAIVVIGDKTVTNYLHGTTRVPVDFPAAPQLPA; this is translated from the coding sequence ATGACCACCATCAACGTCCCTACTCGCGACGAAGTGTCCCCGGCCAACCAGGCCATTTTCGACAAGCTCAAGAGCAGCCTTGGCAGCGTGCCCAATCTGTACGCCACGCTCGCTCATTCTGAAAACGCGCTCGGCAACTACCTCGCCTTCCAGAACGCGAAGAGCAGCATCACCGGCAAGGCGCGCGAAGTCGTCAACCTCGTCGTGAGCCAGGTGAACGGCTGCGAATACTGCCTGGCTGCGCACACTGTCATCGGCAAGATGAGCGGTTTCACCGACGAGCAGATTCTTGAGATCCGTAGTGGCAAGGCGAGCTTCGACGCGAGGTTCGACGCACTGGCCCGGCTCGTGAAAAACATCGCGATCAACCGCGGACACGCGGACGAGGCGCTGGTGGTGGCCTTTTTCGCAGCGGGCTGGACCAAGGCCAATCTGGTCGACGCGATCGTTGTCATCGGCGACAAGACGGTGACCAACTATCTGCACGGAACGACACGCGTACCGGTCGATTTCCCGGCCGCTCCGCAGCTTCCTGCCTGA
- a CDS encoding glucose 1-dehydrogenase: MNQPVVLITGALTGIGRATAIAFAREGNRVVISGRREEAGQTLAAELRALGAEAEFLRADVRFEAEVRNAVEQTVGRFGRIDVAVNNAGTEGQLAPIVEQSAANYEDTFAVNVLGTLLSVKHEMRAMLAQGSGSIINLSSIAGQVGIAGASVYAASKHAVEGITKSAALEGATAGVRVNAVAPGPVATEMLDRFAGGSEEGKAGFLSTIPARRAATPDEIAQTIVFLASDKARYLTGQSIAVDGGYTAQ, from the coding sequence ATGAACCAGCCCGTCGTCCTCATTACAGGTGCATTGACCGGAATCGGCCGTGCCACCGCTATCGCTTTCGCCCGCGAAGGAAACCGCGTGGTCATCAGCGGCCGCCGCGAAGAGGCAGGCCAGACACTCGCCGCCGAACTGCGCGCCCTCGGTGCCGAAGCTGAATTCCTGCGCGCCGACGTGCGTTTCGAAGCCGAAGTCCGCAACGCCGTCGAGCAGACCGTCGGGCGCTTCGGCCGCATCGACGTGGCGGTCAACAACGCCGGCACCGAAGGCCAGTTGGCGCCGATCGTCGAGCAATCGGCTGCTAACTACGAAGACACGTTCGCGGTCAACGTGCTGGGCACGCTGCTGTCCGTCAAGCACGAGATGCGCGCGATGCTGGCCCAGGGCTCGGGCTCGATCATCAACCTCTCGTCGATCGCGGGCCAGGTCGGTATTGCGGGCGCTTCGGTCTATGCGGCCAGCAAGCACGCGGTCGAAGGCATCACGAAGAGTGCGGCTCTCGAAGGCGCCACCGCCGGCGTGCGTGTCAACGCCGTGGCTCCCGGCCCGGTGGCGACCGAGATGCTCGACCGCTTTGCCGGCGGCAGCGAAGAGGGCAAGGCGGGCTTCCTTTCGACGATACCGGCGCGACGTGCCGCCACCCCGGACGAGATCGCCCAAACCATCGTGTTCCTCGCTAGCGACAAGGCGCGCTACCTCACCGGGCAGAGCATCGCAGTCGACGGCGGCTACACGGCGCAATGA